One genomic window of Gossypium hirsutum isolate 1008001.06 chromosome D11, Gossypium_hirsutum_v2.1, whole genome shotgun sequence includes the following:
- the LOC121223472 gene encoding disease resistance-like protein DSC1 — translation MESLETLIFSGCSSLVRFPEIDGKMERIKTLELSGCYRVENFSENLQQAKLRPNLSSLFKVIQERRTTPMAPMLPLLSGLSSLRRLSLRDCNLCEGDIPRDISGLSSLKHLDLRGNNFISIPASLTGLSKLGFLDLSNCNMCTLGESDILGYISGLSSLVHLGLSGNNFISIPSSLTRLSELQFLGLSYCKMLKSLPEIPTRLGHVCLDGCSALEVCNLVDSAAFRAINCFKLAENINALTLREVCNLIGSGAFRAINCFKLAENMNALIVLKKQLKAFANSRKKFDIIMPGSEIPEWFSQQTSAFSINIPLPINLQKDSQWIGVACCCIFVSNDASRDDEYIGCGAYIYCRNSEQASCNGSIFRGRNYRRIDWRGWGLCEPIMKDHLLLRYWSRDTIYPSLEDKYDDCETTNLWTTHCLDKKCDELEVSFMGCSGKVKKCGFRIVYEKDLEEIKELQCRTTQSSPNFEHIHNTLLTTMDQ, via the exons ATGGAATctcttgaaactttaattttttcgGGTTGCTCAAGTCTTGTAAGGTTTCCGGAGATTGATGGGAAAATGGAACGTATAAAAACTCTAGAGCTTTCTGGTTGTTATAGAGTTGAAAATTTCTCGGAGAATTTGCAGCAAGCAAAGTTGCGACCAAATTTGTCTTCTCTTTTCAAGGTAATCCAAGAAAGAAGGACAACTCCCATGGCTCCAATGTTGCCTTTGTTGTCAGGTTTGAGTTCATTAAGACGGCTAAGTCTAAGGGACTGCAATCTTTGTGAAGGAGATATTCCACGTGATATTTCTGGTCTGTCCTCTTTGAAACATCTTGATCTTCGTGGTAACAATTTCATCAGCATACCTGCATCTCTTACTGGACTCTCGAAGCTTGGGTTTCTTGACTTGTCAAATTGCAACATGTGCACTCTTGGTGAATCAGATATTCTTGGTTATATTTCTGGTCTATCCTCTTTGGTACATCTTGGTCTTAGTGGTAACAATTTCATCAGCATACCTTCATCTCTTACTCGACTATCCGAGCTTCAGTTTCTTGGACTGTCATACTGCAAGATGCTTAAATCGTTGCCTGAGATACCGACAAGGTTAGGACACGTGTGTCTAGATGGTTGTTCTGCACTTGAAGTATGCAATTTAGTGGATTCGGCTGCCTTTAGAGCCATTAACTGCTTCAAATTGGCTGAGAATATCAATGCATTAACACTACGTGAAGTATGCAATTTAATAGGTTCGGGTGCCTTTAGAGCCATTAACTGCTTCAAATTGGCCGAGAATATGAATGCATTAATAGTGCTGAAAAAACAGCTTAAG GCATTCGCAAATTCAAGAAAAaagtttgatattattatgcCCGGAAGTGAAATCCCAGAATGGTTTAGCCAACAAACAAGTGCCTTTTCAATTAACATACCCCTGCCTATCAACCTTCAGAAAGATAGTCAATGGATTGGAGTTGCTTGCTGCTGCATTTTTGTCAGTAATGATGCTTCAAGGGATGACGAATATATCGGTTGTGGAGCATATATCTATTGTAGAAATTCTGAACAAGCCAGCTGTAATGGATCTATCTTTCGGGGTAGAAATTATCGACGGATTGATTGGAGAGGCTGGGGGCTGTGTGAACCAATAATGAAAGATCACCTTTTACTTCGTTATTGGTCGCGTGATACAATATATCCTTCCTTGGAGGATAAATATGACGACTGTGAAACCACTAATTTATGGACAACACATTGCTTAGATAAAAAATGCGATGAGCTTGAGGTGTCTTTCATGGGATGCAGTGGTAAAGTGAAGAAGTGTGGCTTTAGAATAGTGTATGAGAAAGATTTGGAAGAGATAAAAGAGTTGCAGTGCCGTACCACTCAATCTTCTCCAAATTTTGAACACATCCACAACACTCTGCTCACAACCATGGATCAGTAG